Within the Chlorocebus sabaeus isolate Y175 chromosome 19, mChlSab1.0.hap1, whole genome shotgun sequence genome, the region GAGGTAGAGGGCTCAAGGCGCTGACTTGCCCACAGTGGAGCTCAAGATCGAGGTGGTGCTGCCTGAGAAGGAACGAGGCAAGGAGGAGCTGTCGGCCAGTGGGAAGGGCAGCCCCCGGGCCTACCAGGGCAACGGCACAGCCCGCCACTTCCACACGGAGGAGCGCCTGCCCACACCTCACCCCTACCCCAGCCCTCAGGATTGCGTGGAGGCTGCTGTCTGCCACGTCAAGGACCTCGAGAATGGCCAGTGGGTTCTGGACCTGCCTGGGAGGGGGGATCAGGGGTCCCAAGGTGGGAGGGTGAGGTACAGGCCGTAGCCGGGGGTCGGGGTTGGCCTGAAGGGGCTATGACCAGCTGCTGCCCTGGTCACTGCCTTTGTGGCTTCTACCGGTCTGGGCCTGCTCCCCAGAAGGCTGGACACTGGGAGGAGCTGCCAGGAGGTTGTGCCCGGTGTCTGGCCTGACCTCTGAGTGCTGCGGTTCCCCAGGATGCGGGAAGTGGAGCTGGGCTGGGGGAAGGTGTTGCTGGTGAAGGACAATGGGGAGTTCCACGCCCTGGGCCATAAGTGTCCGCACTACGGCGCACCCCTGGTGAAAGGTGAGCTGTCAGGTGGGAGGTGTGAGGGGGACCTTCCAGGCCCCATGCCAGCTTGGCTCCTCCCCAGACCCCAGGATCTTCATCTATTAGTGAAGTCTCCTGGGCTTTGGGGAGGGGCCTGCAGTTGCCAGGGCACTGAGATCCTTGGGAAGCAACCCCTGCTGGTGGCCCCAGCCTAGCACCTCCCCTTCCCAGGCGTTCTGTCCCGTGGTCGGGTGCGCTGCCCCTGGCACGGCGCCTGCTTCAACATCAGCACTGGGGACCTGGAGGACTTCCCCGGCCTGGATAGTCTGCACAAGTTCCAGGTGGGGCCAGGAGTGTGGTGGGGTGGGAACCTGGGGGTGTGGGGTTCGGGGCTGGTCCTGAGGAATGCAGCCCTTGCAGGTGAAGATTGAGAAGGAGAAGGTGTACGTCCGGGCCAGCAAGCAGGTGAGGGGGTAGCTCGGGGCTCAGGCAGAAGGGAGGAGCCGGGAGGGCATCTTGGCCCAGAGaatggcatgtgcaaaggccAGTCCCAGAGAGGAGCCTGGCATGTGTCACTTGAGCAGAGTGAGGGGTTGCAGTAGGGATGAAGCTGGGCTGGAGTGCCAGGACCTGCCTGCCAGGATGACGGCAATGACCCTCCACCCTCCTGGCACCCACAGGCCCTACAGCTGCAGCGAAGGACCAAGGTGATGGCCAAGTGtatctccccaagtgctggataCAGCAGTAGCACCAATGTGCTCATTGTGGGCGCAGGTTGGTAGTGGGGTCATGAGGGGCAGGGTGGGAGATGGGATTGGTGAGAAGTGGTCCCTGGCCCACAGGCCCCTCCCCTCAGGTGCAGCTGGCCTGGTGTGTGCAGAGACACTGCGGCAGGAGGGGTTCTCCGACCGGATCGTTCTGTGCACGCTAGACCGGCACCTTCCCTATGACCGTCCCAAGCTCAGCAAGGTAGGGGGGGTGGGGCAAGTGGGACCCTATCCCTCTGAGTCCCAGTTAAGCCCACTTCAAGCCTTGCTTGTCACCCCATGGAGGTCTGGCCGGCTGCCCTCTCTGCTTATGCCAGGCCTGTCCGTGGTACCCCCAAAAGGTCTAGAttccttgttgttgttttgagacagggtctcattctgtcacccaggctggagtgcagtggtgcattctcggctcactgcaacttccatctcctgggttcaagtgattctcgtgcttcagccttctgagtagctgggattaaaggtgtgtaccaccaccacacctggctaattttttatatttttagtagagatggggtttcaccatgttgcccagaccagtcttgaactcctgagctcagcccatccacccacctcagcttcccaaggtgctaggattacaggtgtgagccaccgcacctggcttttctttttttgagacagggtcttgctctgtcactcaggctggagcgcagtgcctgtctcatggctcactgcagcgttgacctccacctcccaggctcaaacgaccctcccacctcagcctcccagtagctaggactacaggcgtgcaccaccacgcctggttaatattttgtattttttgtagaaatgaggttttgtcatgttgcccaggctggtcttgaactcctgggttcaagcgatcctccggtctcagcctcccaaagtgttgggattacaggcatgagtcactgcgcccggccagatctGGGTTTGCTGAGTTCTGTCCTACAGCCCCTATGTCACTGGGCATGGCCCTACCTTCCCTGAGCCCCAGTGTCTTCTGCTGTAAACTGGCTCCTCTCAAGCTGGCTCGCCCCCGCAGTCCCTGGACACACAGCCTGAGCAGCTGGCCCTGAGGCCCAAGGAGTTTTTCCGAGCCTATGGCATCGAGGTGCTCACTGAGGCTCAGGTACAGGGTCAAGGGTGGGAAATAGGCCccgaggagggagggtgggaacATGAGGTTGTGTGGGCCCCTGGGGTGGGGTCTTGGTGCTCTACCTTCCTGGCCCCACTGTCCAGGCACCTGGGAGGTGCTCCAGGCTTGGGAGACAGCAAGGAGCTTTTTCTCGACAGGTCATGGGCACACACAGAGCCTCAGGGTGTGCGGAGATGAACAATCAGGGCTGGATAGGAGAGACTGGTGGGACTTGGGAGGGTAGGGAGAGGTTTGAGGGGAAGGTGATGTCTGAAGCTTAAAGAACAAAGTCCAGATGGCAGGATCTGTTCTAATGGGAGCTTCTCAGAGGCTGTGGGTGGGCTGTGGGTGTACTGCAGGACCCGGAAGTGGGTGGCGAGGCCCAGCCCCATGCTCAAGCTCATGCTCTGCCCGGTGGGGGTTGCAGGTGGTCACAGTGGATGTGAGAAACAAGAAGGTCGTGTTCAAGGATGGCTTCAAGCTGGAGTACAGCAAGCTGCTGCTGGCGCCAGGGAGCAGGTAGGAGGGTCTCCTTTTTACCCATGGGACACCGGGCAGGACACTGACCTGGATGGGGCTGGGGCTGCCAGGAGGCCCTCACTGACATTGCCATGTCTCAGCCCCAGGACTCTGAGCTGCAAAGGCAAAGAAATGGAGAACGTGTTCACCATCCGGACGCCAGAGGATGCCAATCGCGTGGTGAGGCTGGCCCGAGGCCGCAATGTGGTCATCGTGGGAGCTGGCTTCCTGGGTGAGAGGTAGTGGGCGGTGGGGATGGTGATCAGGTTGTCATGGCCAGTCCCAGGGAAGTTCTGGTCGAGGAAGGTGCAGGTGCCAGCCTGCCACCCCTGCCCACGACCAGGGATGGAGGTG harbors:
- the LOC103222956 gene encoding apoptosis-inducing factor 3 isoform X2; its protein translation is MGGCFSKPKPVELKIEVVLPEKERGKEELSASGKGSPRAYQGNGTARHFHTEERLPTPHPYPSPQDCVEAAVCHVKDLENGQMREVELGWGKVLLVKDNGEFHALGHKCPHYGAPLVKGVLSRGRVRCPWHGACFNISTGDLEDFPGLDSLHKFQVKIEKEKVYVRASKQALQLQRRTKVMAKCISPSAGYSSSTNVLIVGAGAAGLVCAETLRQEGFSDRIVLCTLDRHLPYDRPKLSKSLDTQPEQLALRPKEFFRAYGIEVLTEAQVVTVDVRNKKVVFKDGFKLEYSKLLLAPGSSPRTLSCKGKEMENVFTIRTPEDANRVVRLARGRNVVIVGAGFLGMEVAAYLTEKAHSVSVVELEETPFRRFLGERVGRALMKMFENNRVKFYMQTEVSELRGQEGKLKEVVLKSSKVVRADVCVVGIGAVAATGFLRQSGIGLDSRGFIPVNKMMQTNVPGVFAAGDAVTFPLAWRNNRKVNIPHWQMAHAQGRVAAQNMLAQEAEMSTVPYLWTAMFGKSLRYAGYGEGFDDVIIQGDLEELKFVAFYTKGDEVIAVASMNYDPIVSKVAEVLASGRAIRKREVETGDMSWLTGKGS